In the genome of Streptomyces sp. V2I9, one region contains:
- a CDS encoding GNAT family N-acetyltransferase, translating to MAELARVTWPPAPIATARLVLRVSEARDRAAFIDLFASPEVRVHLGGPRPRDELERAVPEVPGRRPGLFVVELDGAMIGTVTLERRAAERPGGGLLPDGDHAELGYMLLPRAWGSGYAAEASTAALGWFAGAFPGERVVLCTRVANAPSLRLAHTLGFTEMARFEEYGAEQWFGVWSPPSPPA from the coding sequence ATGGCTGAACTCGCTCGCGTCACCTGGCCTCCCGCCCCGATCGCCACGGCCCGTCTCGTGCTCCGTGTCTCCGAAGCCCGCGACCGTGCGGCGTTCATCGACCTGTTCGCATCGCCGGAGGTGCGCGTCCACCTGGGCGGCCCCCGTCCGCGCGACGAACTCGAACGCGCCGTCCCCGAGGTGCCGGGCCGGCGTCCGGGTCTCTTCGTGGTGGAACTGGACGGGGCGATGATCGGCACGGTCACCCTGGAACGCCGGGCCGCCGAACGTCCGGGAGGTGGCCTGCTCCCGGACGGCGATCATGCCGAACTCGGCTACATGCTCCTGCCACGGGCGTGGGGGTCCGGGTACGCCGCCGAGGCGAGCACCGCCGCGCTCGGCTGGTTCGCCGGGGCGTTCCCCGGCGAACGGGTCGTCCTCTGCACCCGGGTCGCCAACGCCCCGTCGCTGCGCCTCGCGCACACGCTGGGGTTCACCGAGATGGCGCGGTTCGAGGAGTACGGGGCCGAGCAGTGGTTCGGGGTGTGGAGCCCGCCTTCGCCGCCCGCCTGA
- a CDS encoding DUF3253 domain-containing protein: MTEHEERTGRLLEQAILDLLERRGPTATICPSDAARSVYEGDDDGWRSLMEPARQAARRLVGAGRVDITQKGRPVDPDEVRGPIRIRRVRRRSEES; the protein is encoded by the coding sequence ATGACCGAGCACGAAGAACGGACCGGCCGCCTCCTGGAGCAGGCGATCCTCGACCTGCTGGAGCGACGCGGCCCGACCGCGACCATCTGTCCCTCCGATGCCGCGCGCTCGGTGTACGAGGGCGACGACGACGGCTGGCGCTCCTTGATGGAGCCCGCCCGCCAGGCGGCTCGGCGGCTGGTCGGGGCCGGCCGCGTCGACATCACCCAGAAGGGCCGCCCGGTCGATCCGGACGAGGTCCGCGGCCCGATCCGGATCCGCCGCGTCCGCCGACGCTCCGAGGAGAGCTGA